DNA sequence from the Gemmatimonadales bacterium genome:
GGCCGACAACTGGCGGGTAATCGCAACGGTCAGATCGAAGGGCGCCAGGAACGGTGTCAGCCCATCGAAGCGTAAACCAACTTCGCCGAACACCCGATCGGTCGCATCCTGCGCACCAGGCGGTCTAGCGCCGGAGCGGTGACGCCAGTGGGTCTGAAACGCTCCCCCATGGACGCTGACCCGAACCGGCAGGTCACGAACGACCGGAATGCCGCTCGCGGCAAGCGGCAGGCGTCCGAATTCATGAATCGCCGTCACCGCCCAGATCCGGTTTCCGGCAAACAGGGTGTCTCCCAGGTTGTTGAACCCGATTCGCTCGAGGCCGAACAGGTCGGTGCCATGGTCGACGCCGAACTGCCGCTGCGGAGGCAGCGTTCCATTGCTCCACCCTGCCACCCCGCGAAGCGTCAGCGTTCCGATCGTTCCGACACGCCGCCGATGCACCGCGTCGACCTGGTAACGACGGTAGGCAAAGTCGGAGGCAATCCAATCGGGATCTGAAACCTCCGCGCTGACCTGGATCCGACTCCAGGCGTACATCGGCAGGAGAACGTCCCCGCCCTTGCCACGCATTACCGGTCGGGTATCGAAACTCAGGCGACCGGTGATCGATCGCAGCCGACCTTCCTCGATCGCGGGATTGACCCGAACCACCCGCTCGCCGCGTCGAAGGGTATAATCGGACGAGAGCGGCAGGCTGGTCTGGCGCGCATCGCGATAGTCGGCGCCAACGCGCACTTGGCCGATCAACCTGGCGTCGGCCGAAAGGACGAGCCCGCGCTCGCGGTAGTAGTCGAAGGGATCGCGGGCCACCAGCGCCTTGAGCGTGGCGTCCCGACCCTGCGACGGCAAGGTCGGCCGTGTCATGGTTTCGTCGTGAAGACGCCAGCCGAGCCAGAGGTCGCGCGAGGGGAGAATTCGGAAGTCGGTTCCAACGCGGTACTGCGCCCGGTCGCTGCTGGTACCATAGCCCAGTTTTGCGGCAAGCCGAAGGTCGTTACCAAGGGGCTCGAGCACGCTGGCACCCAGGTAGGCTCCGTCGACTCGATTGAAGTGGAAGAAGTCTGCGCCACGCGCATCGACGACACCATCGAGGACCAGCCGCAAGAGTTGTCGGATCGGGCCGCGACGCCGGTCGGCGATCGAATCGATACGCACCCAGGCCCGCGCCTCCACCGGCGTAAGCGGCGGACCGGCAACCTCGCGCCATCGCGCCGAGTCCGCCCGATCCGCATCAGGCGCCACCACGATCCGATAGTGAAAGTCGCGCGCAACCCCGCGATCGACATCGAAAGGTCCCAGCGTTGCGATATGCTCCAACCCCAGTCGCCTGGGCACGCCGGGCAATGGAACCTTGAAGGCGAGCTCGGCGGATAAGCGAATCTGCTGGGGCCACCAGAGCCCGCCCTGTCCTTCGGTCAGGAGCTGACGATAGCGAACGTTGACAAGGGGTGAAAGCTGCGCAGCTGGATTGAGACCGACGTCGATGGTGAGGACCCGGTAGGTCGAGTCCAGGACATCGATCACGCCAACGAAGGCCGGCGCCGCCTCCGAGCGCGGTTCGAGCGCCAGGCGATACGTCAAGCCGCGGTCGAGCCTCAGGGTGTCCAGAATGCGGAAGCGATAGTGACGGAGGGCGTCATCGGCAATCGGCGACGGCAGCTGATGGGGCCCCAGTTCGATCCGATCCCGACTGAAATTGAGCAACTCACCGATGGTCACGACGTTGTTGTCCGCCGGGATATTGCCGGACTGGCGCCGCGCAATGATCCGCTCCTGGTAACGACCGGGATGCTTCCAGCTGGCATCGACCCTGGACTCCGTGATAGCCAGGATGGACTCAGCCGAGTCGGCCGACTTGGTGAGGTCGCGAATCAGCAGACGAACGAATGCCTGATGCTCGTAATCGCGGAGGCCGTCCAGCGCGTCGCGCTTCGCGGCGATGGCGCGGCGAATGATGCGCTCGGCCGGATCGTCTTCCGCCGTCACGGTCAGTTCCTCGAGCTCCAGCGGCCGCCGGACGAGGTGTACCACCAGCTGCACCGAGTCCGCAGCCAGCACCAAC
Encoded proteins:
- a CDS encoding carboxypeptidase regulatory-like domain-containing protein, with product MRAGLRQALVLFGLVVVGAPEAAAQPSDRVVVSGTVVDSLSAGPVRLAAVRVVESGRSQLTTDEGRFRLELAPGRWTLDVRRVGYLPVAVPLVLAADSVQLVVHLVRRPLELEELTVTAEDDPAERIIRRAIAAKRDALDGLRDYEHQAFVRLLIRDLTKSADSAESILAITESRVDASWKHPGRYQERIIARRQSGNIPADNNVVTIGELLNFSRDRIELGPHQLPSPIADDALRHYRFRILDTLRLDRGLTYRLALEPRSEAAPAFVGVIDVLDSTYRVLTIDVGLNPAAQLSPLVNVRYRQLLTEGQGGLWWPQQIRLSAELAFKVPLPGVPRRLGLEHIATLGPFDVDRGVARDFHYRIVVAPDADRADSARWREVAGPPLTPVEARAWVRIDSIADRRRGPIRQLLRLVLDGVVDARGADFFHFNRVDGAYLGASVLEPLGNDLRLAAKLGYGTSSDRAQYRVGTDFRILPSRDLWLGWRLHDETMTRPTLPSQGRDATLKALVARDPFDYYRERGLVLSADARLIGQVRVGADYRDARQTSLPLSSDYTLRRGERVVRVNPAIEEGRLRSITGRLSFDTRPVMRGKGGDVLLPMYAWSRIQVSAEVSDPDWIASDFAYRRYQVDAVHRRRVGTIGTLTLRGVAGWSNGTLPPQRQFGVDHGTDLFGLERIGFNNLGDTLFAGNRIWAVTAIHEFGRLPLAASGIPVVRDLPVRVSVHGGAFQTHWRHRSGARPPGAQDATDRVFGEVGLRFDGLTPFLAPFDLTVAITRQLSAFPTKTWSVGFGFFR